In Pirellulales bacterium, the sequence AAAAATCGCTGCGGGAAGGCATCGCGCACCGCTTCCAGTTTATTTCCCTGGCACATGGCCGCGGTCAGCACCGTAACGCGCGGATTTTGCTCCAGTTGCTGGTACACCGCCTGACTGGCAACATCGGTGTACGCTTTCGACGAATTCGATTTAATCGTAATGATTTTTTCCGCGGCCCGTTCAAACGGCGCCGGCGTGTGAAAGTAAACTGGATCGGCGGCGGCGGGCTGAAATCCGTGTCCTTTTTCTGTGAACACGTGCAACAGGACCGGGCCGTCGACGTCTTTCACCATTTTCAAATAACGACGTAGCGCTACGATGTTGTGGCCATCGACCGGGCCTACGTACCGAAAGCCGAGTTCCTCAAACAACATGCCGCCGTGCAAGCCAGCCTTGAGCGAATCTTTAATTTGCCCCAGCAACCGCTCCACCGGATCGCCCAACACGGGTATTTTATTGAGCAGGCTGACGACGCGGTTCTTCAATCCAGAATACGAGGGATTCATCCGCAACTGATCTAGATACTCCGCCAAACCGCCGACGCGCGGACAAATCGACATTTGGTTGTCGTTCAAGATTACGAGCAGTTTCTTCTTGAGGCCGGCTGCGTTATTCATCGCCTCGAATACAATTCCCGAGGGAAACGCGCCGTCTCCAATTACCGCCACGCTATGCCGATCGCCGCACCCTAAAAGTTCATCGCCGCTTTTCAATCCCAGGGCGGTCGAAACGCTGCAGCCGGCATGCCCTGTCATGAACAGGTCGTAGGGACTTTCCAGGGGATTGGGGTAGCCCATCAGCCCCCCCTTGGTGCGAATGGTGGGAAACTGCTCGTATCGCCCGGTAACTAGTTTGTGCGGATAAATTTGATGGCCGGTGTCCCAAATCAGGCGATCGCGGCTGAAATCGAACACCGTATGCAGCGCCAAGCACAATTCGACGACACCCAAGTTCGAGGCGAAATGCGCCGTACGGCTGGATACCAAATTGCACAACGCCTCGCGCATCTCTTGGGCCAACTGTTCCAACTGGGCTTCTGTAAGCTGAACCAGGTCACGCGGCGAGTGAATGTTCGAGAGCAACGTGTTCATGTTTGATCCATCAGTTTCGGAAAGGCTCGGCGGCAAGAGCGAAGTTCGAAGCAATCAGAATTCCATCGTCGAACTTCAATTTCACTTCACTGATTCCTCTCCAGCACGTAGCGCGCCAGGACTTCCAGTCCGGCACGTTTTTCTCCCAGGGGCGCCAGCGCCGCGCAGGCCTCGTCAGTGAGCCGCAATGCGCGATGCCGGCTTTCTTCAATTCCCAGCAGGCCGGGAAACGTTAGTTTACCATGCTCCGAATCTTTGCCCACACGCTTACCCAGGGACGCTTCGCTCCCTTCGACGTCGAGCAAATCGTCGGCAATTTGAAACACCAGGCCAATTTTACGTCCAAACCGTTCCAATGCCGTTTGCTGTGCTTCATCGGCACCAGCTACGAATCCGCCCAGCCGCAGCGATGCCAAAAACATGGCCCCAGTCTTGCGGCGATGAATGTTTTCCAGCATCGCCAAGTCGCCCGGCATGTGCTCCAGCGCCAAATCGTCTGCCTGCCCGCCGACCAACGCCGTCGCGCCCGCTGCCTCGGCCAATGTCGCACAACACCGAGCAGCCACGGCCGGCGGCTTAATATCGCTGGCCAATACTTCGAATGCCTGAGCCAAAAGTGCGTCGCCGGCTAAAATGGCTACCGCTTCGCCGTAGGCCTTATGGCAGGTGGGACGGCCGCGGCGCAAATCGTCGTCATCCATCGCCGGCAGATCGTCGTGAATGAGCGAATACGTGTGCACCATTTCCACCGCACAGGCGGCCGGCAGCGCCGCTTCCCAAGTGGTGCCGCAAGCCTCAGCGGCCAACAACACCAGCATGGGCCGTAATCGTTTGCAGGGGGCCAGTAAACTGTAGCGAATGGCCTCGCGCAATGGGACAGGGCAGTCAGCGGAAAAATTGCTGTAGCGATCCAGCGCGGCGTCGATCAGTTGTCGCGCGGCCGCCATTTGGTCCATCAAGAGGGCGGAGCTACAGGAGAGCATGTGGAATTGATATTTTGTTTGAACCCGAAGCGATTAAGCAACTTACCGCCGTTACCAGACACAGGCCACCAGACACTTATCTTAAAACAAGCTGCCCGGTTCGTCCATCGCGGAGGTGGTCGATTCGATGTTAATCTCTGGCGCGGGCTCCTGTTCGCGCGCTTTTTTTGACGATTTGCCTCCGCGGCGCGAACGAATGGGCTCTTTCGACTCGGTCGGCAACGTGGCGCGGTCATCGAACGGCTCCGTCACCGGATTGCCTGCTTCGTCGACGCCGGTGAGTAATTCGATCCGCCGCTCGGCCCGTTCCAAGAGGCCGTGACATTGTTTGAGCAGCTTGACGCCTTCCTCATACCGCGCCAACGATTCGGCCAACCCCAGCCGACCTTCCTCCAAATCGCGCACAATTTGCTCCAGCGCCGTTAAGGCTTGCTCGAACGAAGGCGCTTCGGCCGAAGACGGATTTTGATTTTGTTCGGGCAATTTCGTGCTTTCTGTCGCCGTGGCCGGTGACCGCTAAACATTTTGAATCAACGCTGACCGTGTCTGGCGACGCTAACCTTTTCCGTTGGCGTCTATAATATGTTCAATTCGGCTGACCGCCGCGCCGCGGGCAAACCGTGTGTGAATCGTTTCTCCCGGCTGCAACGGCGATGCATCGAAAACCGGCCGGCCGTCAGCGGTGTGCGTCGTCAAACTATAGCCGCGTGCCAACACGCCCAGCGGACTGAGCGATTCCAAATGCGCGGCTAAACCCGCCGTGCGTTGTTTCGTCCGATCGAGCAACACGCCGACAGATCGGGCACATCGTGCTTGCCAGCCGTCTAATTGTTGCGCAAGATTGTACAATCGGTCAAATGGCTTTTTGAACGGCGGGCGCGTTTCGATAGTTTCCAACCGCCGCTGCGCCTCTTGCGTACGGCTGCGCAGTGCAGCCGCCAACCGACTTTGCCGGTCGCGCAGAGTGGCGTAAATTGCTTCCATTGCTGGCACAATGCGTTCGGCGGCTTCGCTGGGCGTGAGCGCGCGAACATCGGCCACCAAATCGGCCAGCGTAACGTCGATTTCGTGTCCCACGGCCGAAACCACGGGAATCCGCGATGCATGGATCGCCCGGACGACAACTTCTTCGTTGAACGACCATAAATCTTCCAGACTGCCGCCGCCACGCCCGACGACGAGCACGTCGATCGGCACGCCCAAGCGATTCACACGTTCAATCGCGGCGGCAATTTCCTCAGCAGCGCCAATGCCCTGCACCCGGGCTGGGGCGATGATGACGTGCACGCCGGGCCAGCGTCGACGCAACACTTCCAAAAAATCGCGCAGCGCCGCGCCGGTGGGACTGGTGACGAAGGCAATTCGCCGCGGAAACGGAGGCAGCGGCCGTTTGCGTTCCGGTGCAAACAAACCTTCGGCGGTGAGTTTTTGGTGCAATTGCCGGAATTTCAGCTCCAGCGCGCCCAGGCCTTTCAGTTGCAACTCTTCAATAATCAGCTTGTATTCGCCGCGGGGTGCGTACACATCTAAATGGCCGCGGACGATGACTTCCAAGCCGTCGTGCAATTCGGTGCGGATGCGCTGGGCCGTGCTTTTCCAAATGACGGCCCGAATTTGGGCGTCTGCATCTTTGAGCGTGAAGTAGCAATGTCCCGACGGGTTGTGGCGGCTGAAATTGGAAATTTCGCCGGTGACCCAGACGACCGGAAACGCGCCCTCGACGATCTCTTTTAGCACGTCGGTGAACTGCGAAACCGTCAGCACCGGCAGCGAATTGGAACGAGATTGAAGTTCGGAAGCCACAGGGAACTTGCAAAATCAAGAGAACGCAGATAAACGCGGATGAAACAGATCATCGCAGATCGGCAAAGAGAATTATGAGGAAATAAAAGTGCCGTGAGAAGTGCCTACTCGCGCGCCTGTTTTTCGGCCTGATTTGCGGGCATCCGCGTTCATCCGCGTTCATCCCTGGTTATTTGATTCAGAACTTTTTCAGGCAGCGAGCTGAAATGCGGTTGCGGTGGTATATGCTTTGGATCGAGCCGCGGGTATTCGCGCCACATTGGTTCGCGGCGCAGCGGAACTTCTTCCACTTTGTGCGTACCCGATTCCGCCCACGCTTCGGCCTCCAGCGTCAGCCGATTCATCAGCCGCTCCACTTGCAGGCGATAATGCTCCAGGCC encodes:
- the xseA gene encoding exodeoxyribonuclease VII large subunit, with protein sequence MASELQSRSNSLPVLTVSQFTDVLKEIVEGAFPVVWVTGEISNFSRHNPSGHCYFTLKDADAQIRAVIWKSTAQRIRTELHDGLEVIVRGHLDVYAPRGEYKLIIEELQLKGLGALELKFRQLHQKLTAEGLFAPERKRPLPPFPRRIAFVTSPTGAALRDFLEVLRRRWPGVHVIIAPARVQGIGAAEEIAAAIERVNRLGVPIDVLVVGRGGGSLEDLWSFNEEVVVRAIHASRIPVVSAVGHEIDVTLADLVADVRALTPSEAAERIVPAMEAIYATLRDRQSRLAAALRSRTQEAQRRLETIETRPPFKKPFDRLYNLAQQLDGWQARCARSVGVLLDRTKQRTAGLAAHLESLSPLGVLARGYSLTTHTADGRPVFDASPLQPGETIHTRFARGAAVSRIEHIIDANGKG
- a CDS encoding exodeoxyribonuclease VII small subunit, with amino-acid sequence MPEQNQNPSSAEAPSFEQALTALEQIVRDLEEGRLGLAESLARYEEGVKLLKQCHGLLERAERRIELLTGVDEAGNPVTEPFDDRATLPTESKEPIRSRRGGKSSKKAREQEPAPEINIESTTSAMDEPGSLF
- the dxs gene encoding 1-deoxy-D-xylulose-5-phosphate synthase, which translates into the protein MNTLLSNIHSPRDLVQLTEAQLEQLAQEMREALCNLVSSRTAHFASNLGVVELCLALHTVFDFSRDRLIWDTGHQIYPHKLVTGRYEQFPTIRTKGGLMGYPNPLESPYDLFMTGHAGCSVSTALGLKSGDELLGCGDRHSVAVIGDGAFPSGIVFEAMNNAAGLKKKLLVILNDNQMSICPRVGGLAEYLDQLRMNPSYSGLKNRVVSLLNKIPVLGDPVERLLGQIKDSLKAGLHGGMLFEELGFRYVGPVDGHNIVALRRYLKMVKDVDGPVLLHVFTEKGHGFQPAAADPVYFHTPAPFERAAEKIITIKSNSSKAYTDVASQAVYQQLEQNPRVTVLTAAMCQGNKLEAVRDAFPQRFFDVGICESHAVAFAAGQAKAGLRPVVDIYSTFLQRSYDQLFQEVALQNLPVTFLLDRAGLTGPDGPTHHGCFDLGYLRLLPNMLVLAPGDAVDLPAMLEFALSFPGPVAIRYPKATAEDAGKLCDQDERDRTPIELARAEVFDWGRDGIMLACGTLLMNCLKAAEMLRADGLDVGVVNMRFVKPLDTDVVFKALEDCPFVLSVEEGGLAGGFGSAVLEVAADAGLNASHVARRGIPDRFIEHGERGELLADLGLDAAGLARTCRELAQRAGVLGESAHRAG
- a CDS encoding farnesyl diphosphate synthase, whose protein sequence is MLSCSSALLMDQMAAARQLIDAALDRYSNFSADCPVPLREAIRYSLLAPCKRLRPMLVLLAAEACGTTWEAALPAACAVEMVHTYSLIHDDLPAMDDDDLRRGRPTCHKAYGEAVAILAGDALLAQAFEVLASDIKPPAVAARCCATLAEAAGATALVGGQADDLALEHMPGDLAMLENIHRRKTGAMFLASLRLGGFVAGADEAQQTALERFGRKIGLVFQIADDLLDVEGSEASLGKRVGKDSEHGKLTFPGLLGIEESRHRALRLTDEACAALAPLGEKRAGLEVLARYVLERNQ